The Motacilla alba alba isolate MOTALB_02 chromosome 22, Motacilla_alba_V1.0_pri, whole genome shotgun sequence genome has a window encoding:
- the SLC20A1 gene encoding sodium-dependent phosphate transporter 1 → MEPTPAVPTAPMADFLWMLVLGFIIAFVLAFSVGANDVANSFGTAVGSGVVTLRQACILASIFETVGSVLLGAKVSETIRKGLIDVDMYNSTQELLMAGSISAMSGSAVWQLMASFLKLPISGTHCIVGATIGFSLVAQGQEGVKWSELLKIVLSWFISPLLSGIMSAILFFLVQRFILCKADPVPNGLRALPVFYACTVGINLFSIMYTGAPLLGFDKLPLWGILLISAGSAVVCALVVWFFVCPRMKKKIDREIKSSPSESPLMEKNVCPKEEQEEAKMPLGDAKGPAADAGSAMPPRAVVEERVVSFNLGELEEAPEQERLPSLDLKETSIDSGAVRLPNGSLVPLSQAVGHQLGSGGQYQYHTVHKDSGLYKELLHKLHLAKMGDCMGDSGDKPLRRNNSYTSYTMAICGMPLDSLRARDVEEGEKLSWSVVDTKKRVRMDSYTSYCNAVADAHPAADVDLNTAQAELGATDRKDSSSSLEEWHEQDKPEVSLLFQFLQILTACFGSFAHGGNDVSNAIGPLVALFLVYQTGDVATKVATPIWLLLYGGAGICIGLWVWGRRVIQTMGKDLTPITPSSGFSIELASALTVVIASNVGLPISTTHCKVGSVVSVGWLRSRKAVDWRLFRNIFMAWFVTVPISGLISAAIMAVFKLAVLKV, encoded by the exons ATGGAGCCGACCCCCGCCGTGCCCACCGCCCCCATGGCTGACTTCCTCTGGATGCTGGTCCTGGGTTTCATCATCGCCTTCGTGCTGGCCTTCTCTGTCGGGGCCAACGACGTGGCCAACTCCTTCGGCACGGCCGTGGGCTCGGGGGTGGTGACCCTGCGGCAGGCCTGCATCCTGGCCAGCATCTTCGAGACCGTGGGCTCGGTGCTGCTGGGGGCCAAGGTCAGCGAGACCATCCGCAAGGGGCTGATCGATGTGGATATGTACAACTCCAcgcaggagctgctgatggcGGGTTCGATCAGCGCCATGTCCG GATCTGCTGTGTGGCAGCTGATGGCTTCATTCTTGAAGCTCCCCATTTCTGGTACCCACTGCATCGTTGGAGCCACCATTGGCTTCTCGCTGGTGGCCCAAGGGCAGGAAGGTGTCAAGTGGTCTGAGTTGCTGAAGATTG TGTTGTCCTGGTTCATCTCACCCCTTCTTTCGGGCATCATGTCTGCTATCCTGTTCTTCCTCGTCCAGAGGTTCATCCTCTGTAAG GCAGATCCTGTTCCCAACGGCCTGCGAGCTTTGCCCGTCTTCTACGCCTGCACTGTGGGAATCAACCTCTTCTCCATCATGTACACTGGGGCGCCCT TGCTGGGCTTTGACAAACTTCCTCTGTGGGGTATCCTCCTAATTTCGGCGGGGAGTGCTGTTGTCTGTGCTCTCGTCGTCTGGTTCTTTGTATGTCCgagaatgaagaagaaaatcGACC GAGAGATAAAATCAAGTCCTTCTGAAAGCCCCTTGATGGAGAAGAATGTTTGCCCAAAGGAGGAGCAAGAGGAGGCCAAGATGCCCTTGGGAGATGCCAAGGGCCCTGCTGCTGATGCAGGGTCAGCCATGCCCCCCCGGGCAGTGGTGGAGGAGCGGGTGGTCTCCTTCAAcctgggggagctggaggaggccccagagcaggagaggcTTCCCAGCCTCGACCTGAAGGAAACAAGCATTGACAGTG GAGCTGTGCGGCTGCCCAACGGCAGCCTGGTGCCCCTGAGCCAGGCAGTGGGCCACCAGCTGGGCTCAGGCGGGCAGTACCAGTACCACACTGTGCACAAGGACTCTGGCCTCtacaaggagctgctgcacaagCTGCACCTAGCCAAGATGGGGGACTGCATGGGGGACTCGGGGGACAAGCCCCTGCGGCGCAACAACAGCTATACCTCCTACACCATGGCCATCTGCGGCATGCCCCTGGACTCTCTGCGCGCCAGGGACGTCGAGGAGGGGGAGAAGCTCAGCTGGTCCGTGGTGGACACCAAGAAGAGGGTCCGCATGGACAGCTACACCAGCTACTGCAACGCAGTGGCGGACGCACACCCGGCTGCAGACGTGGACCTGAACACAGCCCAGGCCGAGCTGGGTGCCACTGACcgcaaggacagcagcagctccctggaggAGTGGCACGAGCAGGACAAGCCTGAGGTGTCTCTGCTCTTCCAGTTCTTGCAGATCCTCACAGCCTGTTTTGGCTCCTTCGCTCATGGTGGCAATGATGTCAG cAATGCCATTGGGCCCCTGGTCGCGCTCTTCCTGGTCTATCAGACGGGCGATGTGGCTACCAAGGTGGCAACCCCCATCTGGCTGCTTCTCTATGGGGGTGCAGGGATTTGCATTGGCTTGTGGGTCTGGGGAAGGAGAGTCATCCAGACGATGGGGAAGGACCTGACTCCCATCACGCCATCCAG cgGCTTCAGCATTGAGCTGGCGTCAGCGCTGACGGTGGTCATCGCCTCCAACGTCGGCCTCCCAATCAGCACAACCCACTGCAAG GTGGGCTCCGTGGTCTCAGTGGGCTGGCTGCGCTCCAGGAAGGCAGTGGACTGGCGCCTCTTCCGTAACATCTTCATGGCGTGGTTCGTCACCGTCCCCATCTCCGGCCTCATCAGCGCTGCCATCATGGCTGTCTTCAAGCTCGCTGTCCTGAAGGTGTGA
- the LOC119710760 gene encoding atherin-like, whose amino-acid sequence MAAPGPLSRQRVPPHFRAPPRPLRLPRHSWPAGGTAATSWRLPAAAAAARRPRPGVPGVPGVPGVPLPRPCVSPAPRPPPPPRPCPAAGLQLPLRARRGRPSRAAAARERGQDRERHRKRHRNRNRQRHRKRRGPGRLPRRGCRGAQAWGRARGSPRPQRLTPSGAPELREGLPAAPPVCSPRCAPPGVLPQVCSPGPEEEEARREGGQAGPGPGESAVSTAGPEYQDGRGQSSVETSKVLREILRELKVIVGGVKSLRLSGAVSRRSASAGSSGAEPDAEPDAADDGADANAVLGRADSNAVDANSFQTYCIEGVVAILGSMLLGMVLCCVLHVWRKRRK is encoded by the exons ATGGCGGCCCCGGGCCCGCTGTCACGGCAACGGGTCCCGCCGCACTTCCG GGCCCCCCCCCGCCCGCTGAGGCTTCCACGGCATTCCTGGCCCGCCGGCGGCACCGCGGCGACCTCCTGGcgcctcccagcagcagcagcggccgCCCGGCGCCCGCGgcccggtgtccccggtgtccccggtgtccccggtgtgCCCCTGCCCCGGCCCTGCGTGTcccccgcgccccggccgcCCCCTCCCCCTCGGCCCTGCCCCGCggcggggctgcagctcccgctccgcgcccgcAGGGGGCGCCCaagccgcgccgccgccgctcgggAGCGGGGCCAGGACCGGGAGCGCCACCGGAAGCGGCACCGGAACCGGAACCGGCAGCGGCACCGGAAGCGGCGCGGACCGGGGCGGCTCCCGCGGCGCGGCTGCAGGGGCGCCCAAGCCTGGGGCCGTGCTCGGGGCAGCCCGCGCCCGCAGCGCCTGACGCCCTCAGGGGCCCCGGAGCTCCGGGAGGGGCTTCCCGCAGCCCCCCCGGTGTGCTCCCCCCGGTGTGCTCCCCCCGGTGTGCTCCCCCAGGTGTGCTCCCCAG ggccggaggaggaggaggcgcgGCGCGAAGGCGGCCAGGCagggcccggccccggggagAGCGCCGTGAGCACAGCAG GTCCAGAGTATCAAGATGGAAGGGGACAATCTTCCGTGGAGACATCCAAAGTGCTGCGTGAGATCCTGAGGGAGCTGAAGGTGATAGTAGGAG GTGTGAAGAGCCTGAGGCTGAGCGGCGCTGTCAGCAGGAGATCCGCCAGCGCCGGGAGCAGCGGGGCAGAGCCGGACGCCGAGCCGGACGCTGCGGACGACGGCGCCGACGCCAACGCcgtgctgggcagggcagacTCCAACGCTGTGGATGCCAACTCCTTCCAGACGTACTGCATCGAAGGCGTCGTGGCCATCCTCGGCTCCATGCtgctggggatggtgctgtgctgtgtgctccatgtctggaggaagaggagaaagtga